A region from the Anoplolepis gracilipes chromosome 2, ASM4749672v1, whole genome shotgun sequence genome encodes:
- the LOC140676333 gene encoding luciferin 4-monooxygenase-like encodes MAVNDSRTFTVENNVYKGEITSTPKSIGEILWNNIKSHGNKIAQVDACTEQVVTYAELQDKVVRCALWLQKQGIKPCDVVSLCTSNYLNSFVPCIATIYVNAIFNPWHENMDLQSVLYFMRLTTPKVIFCTEKSVNVILSAIKESNSNPIVVIFGKHPNVISFSDILSICSDAEVTTFHYVECNDRKKTMCIMHSSGTTGLPKGVELSNYCLSYVSEDRNIDFTGTVIWFSKFYWILGVVMNLFSIVQGAKVILYPEFDEEMICLLIEKYKITTVLLNASMVNRSVKVGYIKKFPLSSLKVILFTGGVMKPEVHKEIRRVLSHVQILQCYGMTEVSGYRTLQCLNHKNGSCGTVIQNTEIKIVDLESGKALGSNQLGELWIKSVTQMNGYYRNLEVTKKTVDEQGWLHSGDIGYFDEDGELFIVDRIKDLIKYRGYHISPGEIEGVLLSHPGVLEVAVTGIPHPTDDEYPIAYVTKMPGIEVTEQELIDLVANNMTDQYKLRGGVIFLNELPHTSTGKIAKNILKAMAKKLVVE; translated from the exons ATGGCTGTAAATGACTCAAGG acatTTACTGTGGAAAATAACGTTTACAAAGGAGAAATAACCTCTACGCCTAAAAGTATTGGAGAAATATTGTGGAATAACATTAAAAGTCatggaaataaaattgcacaG GTGGATGCATGCACTGAACAAGTAGTTACGTATGCGGAGTTACAAGATAAAGTTGTAAGGTGCGCATTGTGGTTACAAAAACAAGGAATCAAACCTTGCGATGTTGTCAGTCTATGCACAAGTAATTATCTCAATTCCTTCGTGCCCTGCATCGCGACAATTTATGTCAACGCGATCTTTAATCCGTGGCACGAAAATATGGATTTAC AAAGCGTGCTTTACTTCATGCGGCTGACTACTCCGAAAGTGATATTCTGCACTGAGAAATCCGTGAACGTTATTTTGAGCGCGATAAAAGAGAGCAATAGCAATCCCATTGTTGTGATTTTCGGTAAACACCCTAACGTGATCTCATTTTCCGATATTTTGAGCATATGCAGCGATGCGGAAGTGACGACTTTCCATTATGTCGAGTGCAATGACAGGAAAAAGACCATGTGCATAATGCATTCGTCAGGCACTACGGGGCTGCCGAAAGGAGTTGAATTATCCAATTACTGTCTGTCGTATGTCAGCGAAGATAGAAACATAGATTTCACCGGTACAGTGATTTGgttctcaaaattttattggatTTTGGGAGTAGTGATGAATTTGTTTTCGATCGTGCAGGGTGCCAAAGTAATTCTTTATCCAGAATTCGATGAAGAGATGATATgcttattaattgaaaaatacaag ATAACTACTGTTCTTCTAAACGCGAGTATGGTCAACCGATCTGTCAAAGTGGGTTACATAAAGAAATTTCCATTATCATCTTTAAAAGTCATACTCTTCACTGGTGGAGTGATGAAACCAGAAGTACACAAAGAAATAAGACGCGTTTTATCACATGTTCAAATATTACAATGTTatg GAATGACAGAAGTATCTGGATACAGGACACTTCAGTGCTTGAATCATAAGAATGGATCTTGCGGAACAGTAATCcaaaatacagaaataaaaatcgtgGACTTAGAAAGCGGAAAGGCTCTTGGTTCAAATCAATTAGGAGAACTGTGGATAAAATCAGTGACTCAGATGAATGGCTATTACAGAAATCTTGAAGTGACAAAAAAGACTGTTGATGAACAAG GATGGCTGCATTCAGGTGACATTGGTTATTTTGATGAAGATGGAGAACTCTTTATTGTAGATAGAATAAAAGATCTTATAAAATACAGAGGATATCACATCTCACCTGGAGAAATCGAGGGTGTCTTATTGTCGCATCCAGGAGTGTTAGAAGTTGCAGTAACAGGAATTCCCCATCCAACAGATGACGAATATCCCATTGCTTATGTCACCAAGATGCCGGGTATCGAG GTGACGGAACAAGAATTAATAGACTTGGTGGCAAATAATATGACGGATCAATACAAACTTCGTGGTGGAGTAATATTTCTGAATGAATTACCTCATACAAGTACAGgaaaaattgcgaaaaatatactaaaagcTATGGCTAAGAAACTAGTTGTAGAATAA
- the LOC140676406 gene encoding LOW QUALITY PROTEIN: uncharacterized protein (The sequence of the model RefSeq protein was modified relative to this genomic sequence to represent the inferred CDS: deleted 2 bases in 1 codon), translating into MAVNESRTFTVENNVYKGEITCTPKSIGEILWNNIKSHGNKIAQIDACTEQVVTYAELQNKVVKCALWLQKQGIKLCDIVSLCTSNHFNSFVPCLATIYVNAIFNPWEENMNLQEKRVYVMRLTTPKMIFCTEKSVNVILSAIKKSNSNPIVVIFGNHLNVISFFDILTMCSDAEVTTFHYVECNVMDRKKTMCIMHSSGSTGLLKGVELSNYCLSYVSKDKNIDFTDTPIWFSTLYWVLGVMMNLFSIVQSAKVILYPEFDEEMICLLIEKYKITTVFLTSSMIHRFLKAGYIKKFPLLSLKVIFFGGGPIKPKTHEEIRRILSHVQILQCYGMTEVAGYRTLQCLNHKNGSCGTVIQNTEIKIVDLESGKALGSNQLGELWIKSVTQINGYYRNLEVTKKTVDEQGWLHSGDIGYFDEDGELFIVDRIKDLIKYRGYHISSGEIEGVLLSHPGVSEVAVTGIPHPTDDEYPIAYVTKMPGIEVTEQELIDLVANNMTDQYKLRGGVIFLNELPHTSTGKIAKNILKAMAKKLVVE; encoded by the exons ATGGCTGTAAATGAGTCAAGG actTTTACTGTGGAAAATAACGTTTACAAAGGAGAAATAACATGTACGCCTAAAAGTATTGGAGAAATATTGTGGAATAACATTAAAAGTCatggaaataaaattg CACAAATTGATGCATGCACTGAACAAGTAGTTACGTATGCAGAGTTACAAAATAAAGTTGTAAAATGCGCATTGTGGTTACAAAAACAAGGAATCAAACTTTGCGATATTGTCAGTCTATGCACAAGTAATCATTTCAATTCCTTCGTGCCCTGCTTGGCGACAATTTATGTCAACGCGATCTTTAATCCGTGGGAAGAAAACATGAATTTGCAAGA AAAGCGTGTTTATGTTATGCGGCTGACTACTCCGAAAATGATATTCTGCACTGAGAAATCCGTGAACGTTATTTTGAGCGCGATAAAAAAGAGCAACAGCAATCCCATTGTTGTGATTTTCGGCAATCACCTCAACGTGATctcatttttcgatattttgacCATGTGCAGCGATGCGGAAGTGACGACATTCCATTATGTCGAGTGCAATGTTATG GACAGGAAAAAGACCATGTGCATAATGCATTCGTCAGGCAGCACGGGACTGTTGAAAGGAGTTGAATTATCCAATTACTGTCTGTCGTATGTCAGCAAAGATAAAAACATAGATTTTACCGATACGCCGATTTGGTTCTCAACACTTTATTGGGTTTTGGGAGTAATGATGAATTTGTTTTCGATCGTGCAGAGTGCCAAAGTAATTCTTTATCCAGAATTCGATGAAGAGATGATATgcttattaattgaaaaatacaag ATAACTACGGTTTTTCTGACCTCGAGTATGATCCACCGATTTCTCAAAGCGGGTTACATAAAGAAATTTCCATTACTATCTTTAAAAGTCATATTCTTCGGTGGTGGACCAATTAAACCAAAAACACACGAAGAAATAAGACGCATTTTATCACATGTTCAAATATTACAATGTTATG GAATGACAGAAGTAGCTGGATACAGGACACTTCAGTGCTTGAATCATAAGAATGGATCTTGCGGAACAGTAATCcaaaatacagaaataaaaatcgtgGACTTAGAAAGCGGAAAGGCTCTTGGTTCAAATCAATTAGGAGAACTGTGGATAAAATCAGTGACTCAGATAAATGGCTATTACAGAAATCTTGAAGTGACAAAAAAGACTGTTGATGAACAAG GATGGTTGCATTCAGGTGACATTGGTTATTTTGATGAAGATGGGGAACTCTTTATTGTAGATAGAATAAAAGATCTTATAAAATACAGAGGATATCACATCTCATCTGGAGAAATCGAGGGTGTTTTATTGTCGCATCCAGGAGTGTCAGAAGTTGCAGTAACAGGAATTCCTCATCCAACAGATGACGAATATCCCATTGCTTATGTCACCAAGATGCCGGGTATCGAG GTGACGGAACAAGAATTAATAGACTTGGTGGCAAATAATATGACGGATCAATACAAACTTCGTGGTGGAGTAATATTTCTGAATGAATTACCTCATACAAGTACAGgaaaaattgcgaaaaatatactaaaagcTATGGCTAAGAAACTAGTTGTAGAATAA
- the LOC140675000 gene encoding large ribosomal subunit protein uL16m-like: MMQASRNIVRSLLSSWQPISITPAAGLKIFPLPVKYGDIEYPERRKLKIMEKVPQYPPGIRIFKMQKRLRYMRGPEEVHNFLLYKQYGIIATGGGRLKYSHLEMIRLKLVRTLNPNTMFAIWRVNPPWQPVTKKGLGHRMGGGKGSIDHYVTPIKAGHVIVEVGGHCEFFEVKKVLTQIACILPFKAEVVSQEILDKKAAKEKWEENNNQHLWTWKYMVQNNMLGCHKWISPVDKFWFNKYV, translated from the exons ATGATGCAAGCATCCAGAAATATAGTGCGAAGTTTACTTTCTA GCTGGCAACCTATATCAATAACACCGGCAGCTGGTTTAAAAATCTTCCCTCTGCCTGTAAAATATGgcg aCATTGAATATCCTGAACGAcgaaaacttaaaataatggAGAAAGTTCCACAATATCCACCAGGAatacgtatatttaaaatgcaaaagcGATTGAGGTACATGCGTGGTCCAGAGGAGGTGCACAATTTCCTTTTATACAAGCAATATGGTATTATT GCAACAGGGGGTGGCAGATTAAAATATAGTCATTTAGAGATGATTCGTTTAAAACTTGTCAGAACACTCAATCCCAACACAATGTTTGCAATTTGGCGTGTAAATCCACCGTGGCAACCAGTTACAAAAAAG ggGCTAGGACACCGTATGGGCGGTGGTAAAGGTTCCATTGACCACTATGTTACTCCAATTAAAGCTGGACATGTCATCGTAGAAGTTGGCGGTCATTGTGAATTTTTTGAG gtaaaaaaagtattgacCCAAATAGCATGTATATTGCCATTCAAAGCCGAAGTTGTCAGTCAAGAAATTTTGGATAAAAAGGCAGCTAAAGAGAAGTGGgaggaaaataataatcagcATCTTTGGACCTGGAAATATATGGTTCAAAATAACATGCTCGGTTGCCACAAATGGATATCACCAGTTGATAAATTTTGGTTTAacaaatatgtgtaa
- the Rad23 gene encoding UV excision repair protein RAD23 homolog B, protein MIITLKNLQQQTFTIEIDSSQTVKDLKEKIETQKGFPAEHQKLIYAGKILADEQPLTEYNIDEKKFIVVMVTKPKAGATPKTSEEQRAESADNKEESTSSATTQPSSNPVQETLRAASNVQEQPAVPTPAAGQAESALLMGEDYNTMVNNIMDMGYEREQVVQALRASFNNPDRAVEYLLTGIPAQLFEDPPEDPPEAQDQLESQSQDPLAFLRMQPQFQQMRQVIQQNPQLLNNLLQQIGSTNPALLQLISQNQEAFVRMLNEPVEPTTGAGARVLPTSGGGVASAAAAAAAAAAAAAGGAVNGGAGTGAAAGVVGSGTIQITPQDRDAIERLKALGFPEHLVVQAYFACEKNENLAANFLLSQNLDD, encoded by the exons ATGATTATAACGTTGAAAAACTTACAGCAACAAACGTTCACGATAGAGATCGACTCGTCGCAAACC GTCAAAGATCTGAAGGAGAAGATCGAAACGCAAAAAGGCTTCCCCGCCGAGCATCAAAAGTTGATATATGCTG GAAAGATATTGGCAGATGAGCAACCGTTAACAGAATATAATATCGATGAGAAGAAATTTATAGTTGTTATGGTAACAAAGCCTAAAGCTGGTGCTACGCCCAAAACAAGTGAAGAGCAGCGTGCGGAGAGTGCGGATAATAAGGAAGAATCCACTAg cTCAGCAACTACGCAACCTAGTTCGAATCCTGTTCAAGAAACACTGCGAGCAGCTAGTAATGTGCAAGAGCAACCCGCAGTACCTACACCGGCGGCTGGTCAAGCAGAAAGTGCCTTGCTAATGGGGGAGGATTATAATACTATGGTAAACAACATTATGGATATGGG GTATGAACGTGAACAGGTCGTACAAGCATTACGTGCGAGTTTTAACAATCCTGACAGAGCTGTCGAGTATCTTCTAACAGGTATACCGGCGCAACTCTTTGAAGATCCACCTGAAGATCCACCAGAAGCTCAGGATCAGCTAGAGAGTCAGAGTCAAGATCCATTGGCCTTCTTGCGTATGCAACCACAATTTCAACAAATGCGTCAAGTTATTCAACAGAATCCACAGCTGCTGAATAATCTTCTTCAGCAAATTGGTTCCACTAATCCCGCCTTGTTGCAGCTTATTTCTCAAAATCAGGAAGCGTTTGTACGCATGCTCAATGAACCTG tGGAACCTACTACAGGAGCGGGGGCGCGAGTTTTGCCAACATCTGGAGGAGGCGTAGCGTCCGCAGCTGCAGCTGCAGCTGCAGCTGCAGCGGCTGCGGCGGGAGGCGCTGTAAACGGCGGAGCTGGCACGGGTGCAGCTGCGGGCGTCGTAGGATCCGGTACAATCCAGATAACACCACAGGACAGAGATGCTATCGAAAGGTTGAAGGCGTTAGGTTTTCCAGAACACTTAGTTGTACAAGCATATTTCGCCTgtgaaaagaatgaaaatcTTGCTGCTAATTTCCTACTCTCGCAAAATCTCGATGACTGA
- the LOC140675008 gene encoding ankyrin repeat domain-containing protein 40 has product MERILEERLREAVCVGDTDAVQELVNLGVDVNARQSLTGWTALHWACKQGYLDVAALLLKNGANKNVQSDIGETPASVCSNQQILYLLGISGDNQRIMNESSLHTVTSTYNQPDFLHSANLSKTRNSTYNESKFIVTSQEELVLKIRVANTADPDFIEVELPRSDLTYQALLYLCCKELDLNPHQVQKLRKLPNTRLRKDEDIQRLENFQEIEVVTDTTNVYKSMQNANGVANSLPTLPTNGYQSISKKDQTILY; this is encoded by the exons ATGGAAAGAATTCTCGAAGAGCGTCTGAGGGAAGCGGTCTGCGTCGGTGACACCGATGCCGTGCAAGAACTCGTGAATTTAGGTGTCGACGTTAACGCACGACAATCTCTCACTGGATG GACTGCTCTACATTGGGCATGCAAACAGGGATACTTGGATGTCGCTGCCTTACTCCTAAAAAATGGTGCTAATAAGAATGTGCAATCCGATATAGGTGAAACTCCGGCATCGGTGTGCAGCAATCAACAAATTTTGTATCTTCTTGGTATAAGTGGTGATAATCAACGAATCATGAATGAATCATCATTACATACTGTTACATCCACGTACAACCAACCAGATTTCCTGCATTCTGCAAATCTCTCGAAAACCAGAAATAGTACATACAACGAAAGCAAATTTATCGTGACGTCTCAAGAAG AATTGGTATTGAAAATCCGAGTGGCCAATACAGCAGATCCGGATTTCATCGAGGTTGAATTACCGCGGAGTGATTTAACATATCAAGCTCTATTGTATCTGTGTTGCAAAGAGCTAGATCTCAATCCACATCAGGTCCAGAAATTACGAAAATTGCCCAACACCAGATTAAGAAAGGACGAAGATATTCAAAGACTTGAAAACTTTCAAGAGATTGAGGTAGTCACGGATACTACAAATGTGTACAAGAGTATGCAAAATGCGAACGGTGTCGCCAACAGTCTGCCGACGTTGCCGACTAACGGATACCAAAGTATATCCAAGAAGGAtcaaactattttatactga